The following proteins are co-located in the Acidobacteriota bacterium genome:
- a CDS encoding cytochrome P460 family protein, which translates to MLSRLKLLALGGALLCGGLGCSVSTLSPGASAAGDDESPVQYDGQGRLRFPQDWRRWVLVGSSLGLGYSDRQGAAGQQAFHHVLMEPSAFRHYERTGEFAEKTMFALAIYSQGSRQSIARAGSYSKDLMAVEIALKDHERFEEGWAYFDFGTGRAVSRAFDKSGCWSCHNEHGQKDNVFLQFYPVLRGAEQRAE; encoded by the coding sequence ATGTTGAGCCGACTGAAGCTTCTGGCGCTGGGTGGCGCCCTCCTTTGCGGGGGGCTGGGGTGTTCCGTTTCAACGCTTTCTCCCGGTGCTTCCGCTGCCGGCGATGATGAGAGTCCGGTGCAGTACGACGGGCAGGGACGCCTGCGCTTTCCTCAGGACTGGCGGCGCTGGGTGCTTGTGGGGTCCTCGCTGGGGCTGGGATATTCCGATCGCCAGGGGGCGGCCGGGCAGCAGGCCTTTCATCACGTCTTGATGGAGCCCTCGGCTTTTCGACACTACGAGCGCACGGGCGAGTTCGCCGAAAAGACCATGTTCGCCCTGGCCATCTACTCTCAGGGCAGCCGCCAGTCGATCGCCCGCGCCGGCTCCTACAGCAAGGACCTGATGGCTGTAGAGATCGCCCTGAAAGACCACGAGCGTTTCGAAGAGGGTTGGGCCTACTTCGACTTCGGCACCGGAAGGGCGGTCTCGCGGGCCTTCGACAAGTCCGGCTGCTGGTCCTGCCACAACGAGCACGGCCAGAAGGACAACGTCTTCCTGCAGTTCTATCCGGTCCTGCGCGGGGCGGAGCAGAGGGCGGAGTAG